From Uloborus diversus isolate 005 chromosome 8, Udiv.v.3.1, whole genome shotgun sequence, a single genomic window includes:
- the LOC129228274 gene encoding uncharacterized protein LOC129228274 produces the protein MFAEALLAMLLSTSGVICLKLVHASSPTESPSDSEENYYPCFNDLNCALGAEKKAQIQACVHLLQNESKDQVFQLIRDASKGFITTNTIEGIQEEFCTTEKFRRREGFNTMVTLTYDYFMTNCKDSSDICENIQDSMKCVLDIINETFEEKKCGKIHDLQKGKMK, from the exons ATGTTTGCTGAAGCACTGCTTGCAATGTTACTATCTACAAGTGGAGTCATTTGTTTGAAACTGGTACATGCGTCATCGCCCACAGAGTCTCCATCAGATAGTGAAGAAAACTATTATCCATGCTTCAATGATCTAAACTGTGCATTAG gaGCCGAGAAGAAAGCGCAAATCCAAGCATGTGTGCACTTACTTCAAAATGAG AGCAAAGATCAAGTGTTTCAACTGATCAGAGACGCGTCAAAAGGTTTCATAACTACAAACACTATTGAGGGAATTCAAGAGGAGTTTTGCACTACGGAGAAATTTCGAAGA AGAGAAGGATTCAACACCATGGTAACACTAACTTACGATTATTTTATG ACGAATTGCAAAGACTCATCAGATATCTGTGAAAATATTCAGGACTCGATG aagtgtgTCTTAGATATTATTAATGAAACTTTTGAAGAGAAGAAATGCGGAAAAATTCATGATCTACAGAAAGGAAagatgaaatga